CGGGAACACCAGCAGCTCGACCTCCTCGGCCCCGGCACGAGCGATCGTCTCGCAGGCCAAGGTTATTCCGGCGGGTTTGTCCAGCGCCACGGGCGCGCAATGGGCGGCGGCGACACGAGGCATGGGCGGCTCCTTCTGCCAAAAGATTGGGCGCAGGGGCGGCTGGATCTGAATCCGTCTTGTCAGCTGCGGCGCACTGTTGTTAATGTTATATCAATAAGTCAAATGATAAGGCAACACGCACATGACCCAAGACTACGGTGCCATCGACGCGGTGGTGAATATTTGGACAGACGAAGCGCTGGCTGGCCGTCCCGACCGCGAAGAGTTCTACACGGGAAAGATGAAGGTCGATCAGAATACCTTCGACGGAATCTCGCTGGAGGAGATGCTGCGCCGCATGGATGCCGTCGGTATCGAGAAGTCCTTCCTGATTGCGGCCAAGGTCGGCCCCCGGCTGCACCGCTCCTGCTACCATGTGCCCTACAAGCTGGTGGCGGACGCAGTGCAAGCTCATCCCGACCGGTTCCTTGGCCTTGCCGGTGTTGACCCGACCGAGGGCATGGCCGGTGTCCGTGCAATGGAATCCGCGATCCGCGATGACGGTTTCATCGGGGCGCATCTCTATCCGCACTGGTTCGAGCTGGCGCCGGACCACGCGCGCTATTACCCGTTCTACGCCAAGTGCATCGAACTGGACGTGCCGATCCAGCTGCAGGTCGGCCAGTCAATGGTCTACGACAAGAGCTATCCGCGCCGCAGCGTCGGCCGCCCGATCACCCTCGACAGTGTCGCCTGCGATCTGCCCGAACTGAAGCTGATCGGCATTCATGTCGGAATCCCCTGGACTGACGAGATGATCGCCATGGCCTGGAAGCACGAGAATGTCTTCATCGGATCGGACGCGCATTCGCCCAAGTACTGGCCCGAGAGCTTCGTCAAGTACATCAACTCCTACGGGCAGGACAAAGTCATCTTCGGCACCGATTTCCCCGTTCTGGACTTCCGGCGGACCATGGAGGAGATCGACGCCCTGAACCTGCGGCCGGGCCCCAAACGCAAGTTCTTGCGCGACAACGTGCTGCGCATCTACGGGCTGGAGGGCTGACATGAACCTCGCGGAGGCGTTGGAGATCCACGCCCGGGCCCAGCCCGAGCATCCGGCCGTAATCGCCGGGACGACAACCGTCACACATGCCGATTTTGCCGCGCGGGTGCGCGATCTGGCCGCAGGTCTGCTGGAGCGCGGCATTCGACCGGGTGACCTCGTCGGGGTTTGCCTGTCGGACAGTATCGATCACCTTGTGGCGAACTTCGCGGTGATCCGGATGGGTGCCGTGCTGTTGCCGATGGACCTGCGCTGGACCCGGGCAGAGCAGCAGCGCCTCGCGATGCACTTCGGCTGCACGCTGGTGCTGGCAGAGACCGACGCGGCGCCGCTTGTCGGCGTGGCCTGCGCCTCGATGGCAGCAACGATGGGGCAGGGGGCCACTCCGATCGCGCCGGGCGGGGACGCGCCACTGCTGCTGTCGCTGAGTTCGGGCACGACCGGCAGGCCTAAGGGGCCGCTCATCACGCATGCGCACATGCTCCGACGGTTCTGGACCCACTGGATGAACATCGGGCTGAACGCCTCCGAACGCTACGTCTCGGCCACGCCTCTCTATTTCGGCGGCGGGCGGACCTTTGCCATGTCGGTGCTGTTCTCGGGCGGGACGGTGATCCTGTTCCCGCCGCCCTTCCGCGCCCCCGACCTGCTGGCTGAACTGGCGCGCACCCGGGCGACCAGCGCCTTCCTCGTGCCGACTCAGCTGCGCAAGCTGCTGGCTGAGGCGGATGCGGTGCTGGCACCTGCCCGCGCCCTGCGGACGCTGATCTCAAGCGGGGCGCCGCTGGACCCGGAGGAGCGGCGCGACCTCTGCACCCGCGTCTGCGCGAACTTCATCGAATATTACGCTTCGACCGAGGGCGGGGGCGTGTCGATCTCCACCCCGGCGACGCGGACCCATGCGCCGGATTCCGTCGGCCGCCCGGTCTTTGCCGTCGAGGCACAGGTTGTCGACGACGCCCATACCCCCCTGCCGGCCGGGCAGGTTGGCCGGTTCCGCTATCGCGGTCCCGGTGTGGCGGACAGCTATCACATGGATGACGAAGCCAGCCGCGACGCCTTCCACGACGGCTGGTTCTATCCCGGTGATCTGGCCGAGATTGACGCCGGGGGGCATATCACCCTGCGCGGGCGCACCAAGGACATGATCATCCGGGGCGGGGTCAACATCCACCCCGGCGAGATCGAGACGATCCTGCGCGACCATTCGTCGGTGCGAGACGCGGCGGTGGTCGGCTGGCCGTCCAAGACGCTGGGCGAAGAGGTCGCGGCCTTCGTGGTCACCGAGGGCCCTACGGACGCAGAGGTGCTGACCGACTGGTGCCGAAGCCAGCTGGCCCCCTACAAGGTGCCGGCGCTTTTCGTCTCGCTCGACGACATGCCGCGGAACAGTGCCGGCAAGGTGCTGAAGGCGAAACTGGCGACGCGACTGCCGGACCGGGACGGCGGGGCATGAGCCGCTTCTCCCCCGTCTTCGACGCCTTCCAAGCGATGATCGGGGCGGGCGAGATTCCCGGCGCGCGCATCGCCATTCATCATGCCGGAACGGATCACATCTGGAGCGATGGGGTCCGCACCCCGGCGACCGGTGCGACGCTTGGCTCCGATACGCTGTTTCGTCTCGCCTCCCTGACCAAGATCGTCTCTTCCGTAGTCGCGCTTCGGTTCGTCGAGCGGGGCGCGCTAGAGATTGATACTCCGGTCCATCACTATCTGCCCGGCCTCGCCGGGATGCAGGGAGCCACCACGGGTCCGGGGGCCGACGGCCCGAAGCGGGCTGACCCGGTAAGGCCGATGACCGTGCGTGACCTGTTCCGCCATACCTCCGGGCTGACCTACGGCCAGTTCTCCGACGCGCCGGTGCAGCTGGCCTATCAGGACGTCGGGATGGCGGACCACGATCAGACGCGGGACGACTTACTGGCCAAACTGGAGACCCTGCCACTGACGGCCGATCCCGGCACGCAGTTTGGCTACGGCATGTCGACGGATGTGCTGGGCTGGCTACTGGAAGAAATCACCGGCGAAGACCTGGAGGCGATCTGCCGGCGGGAGCTGTTCGACCTTGTCGGGATGCGGGATGCGGCCTTCCGCCCTGCCGATGTGTCGCGGATCGCGGAGCCCATGCCCGACCCGGTGACCGGAGAGATCCCCGTCCTCGGATCGCGCAATTTCTACGAAGCCGGTTGGCTATCGGCCGGGCATGGGCTGTTTGCCTCGGGTCCCGACATGGACCGCTTCGCAGCGCTTCTGCGGGGTCATGGGAGCCTCGACGGCCACCGGATTCTGCGCCCTGACACCTTTGCCGAAATGACCCGCAACCAACTGCCCGAAGGGGTGCGTTTCGCCCCGGACGTCGCGCTGCTCGGGTCCATGGCGCCGACACCTGAGCGGGGGCAGGGGTTCGGGCTCGGAGTCCTCGTGCGACTGGAACCGGGGACGCCCAACTACCCCGCAAGCGTCGGGGAATTCGGCTGGAACGGGTTGTCGGGCACCTGTCTCTGGATCGACCCTGAGCACGACCTGTCCGTCTGCCTGCTGATGCAGTCACCGGTCAATCGAGACACCATACGCCAGCGTCTGAAGTTCATGGTGCACAGTGTGCTGGCCGCCTGATCGGACGCCTTCAATTTGGGCAATCCAACGGCGCGATCCGCACACGAACCCAAGAATAACTTGATCGGTCTGCTATCTTTGTTATAATGATATATAAATAGAACAAAGTGAATGATTCGATGACCTCTCCGCGCACCAGACCCTGGAATGGCCAGTCTTGGCCCCGCACCGCGAGCGGGCGGTCCTCGCTGGTCGAGCCGCTGCCGCATCACATCAGTTGTGACGCGCTTCACGTCAATTTTCGCGCCGATCCGAGCGCCGTCGCACAATTCTTGCCGCCGGGTCTGGAGCCGCTGGAAGACGGGGCCGGATGGGTGATGATCGCCGAAATGGCCAAGGTCAGTTCGCATCAGCCCGACCAGATCTGGGCCGATCCGTCGCGCTCCTCCTACAACGAATGCGTGCTGGGGTTCTATTGCCGGTACGGCGACCGGGTCGGCCGGTTCTCGGCGCTCGTCTGGGTCGATCGGGACTGGTCGCTAGGCATGGGCGCGATCTTCGGCTGGGGCAAGCGGCTGGGGTCGATCGACCGCACACGCGCGCAGCGGTCGAACCCCGCGCTGACAGGTCAGGATCTGAAGCTGGGCGGCATCGTCTCACGGCATGGGAACCGGGTTCTCAGCCTGTCGGTCACGCTGGAAAACGGCGGCATCCCACTGGAGGCCATGCCGGTCACGGCGGAGCGACGTTCCTCTATCGCTACATCGCCAGCCCGTCGCCCGACGTGGACGACATCGAGCAGCTGTTCGAGCTGGGTTTCACCAATGTCCGGCAAACCGACATCCGTGCGGGCAGCGGGCACATCGATTTCGGTTCCGCCCCGGACGAGGAGCTCGGCCTGCTGGGACGGGTCGAGGTTACCGGCGGCTACATCTATCAGCGCGGCTGGACCACGGACCGGACCGCAAGACTGCTCGCGGATTTCTCAGGCCCCGCGCAGACCACCGCAACAACGTATTGCAACAGGGAAGACTGACACCATGACCAAACTACATATGAACAGACGTTCCTTCATCGCGGGCGCACAGGGTCTTGCCCTTGGCACCGCGCTGGCCGGGATGCCGCGCTTGGCGCGCGCCAGGGACCTGACCCAGATGACCTACCTGACGCCCTTTGGCTACCTGATCGGCTTTTCCGAGACCATGTATGCCGACACCTCCGGCGTCTTTGATAAGCACGGCCTGAACGTGACCATCGAAGGCGGCCGCGGATCGTCCATGGCAGTTCAGCAGGTGACGGCAGGCCGGGCGCTGATCTCGCGCACCGGCGGGACGGACCTCATCAAGGCCTATGCGACCGATCCCTCCATCGTCGCCGTGGGCGAAATTTACGAACGCGACCTTTTCTTCATGATCTCCTCCGAAGAGGGGCCAATCAATTCGCCCGCTGACATAGCCGGCAAGACCATCGGCATCGTCTCAGCTTCCGGCGCGACGGAGAACATCCTCGACATGATGCTGGCTGCGACCGACGTTCCCGCAGACAGCGTCAACCGCGAGGTCGTGGGCAACGCCCCCGCCGCCTTCGAACTGGTCAAGGCGGGACGCATCGCTGGCTTTATCGCCACCAACGATACGGCGTTCCAGCTGCGCGTCGACAACCAGCCCGTCGTGGCCTGGTCGACCGACAAATACGCGCGCTGCCCGGGTCAGGTCTACATGACGTCCAAAGCACAGCTCGAAGAAAAGCGCGAGACGATCGCGGCCTTCATGGCCGCAGTGCACGAGACGCTGGGCACGATGCTGGCCGCCGAGGACCTTCAGCCGGTGCTGGAATCCATGTCGGCGAAGTACGAGATCGCGGAGGGCAAGCGCCCGGACAAGGGTCTGGCGGTTCTGGACTATGCCCGCGGCAACTTCCAGCGCAGCTATGACGACCAGCTCGCCAGCGACCCGGCAAGCTGGGAAAACGCCTACAATCTGATGTTGAAGGCAGGCCTGATCTCGGAAACTGCGGACATGGGCTTCTACGACGATAGCGCTCGGGCGCTGGCCTTCTCGTGAGTCACACAGCTGCCCAGACGGCCCTGATCGTGATCGACCCGCAGGTGTCGTTCTGCGATCCGGGCGGGTCGATGGACCGGCAGGGGCGCGATCTCGCGCCTCTGCAAACCGCCGTGCGCCAGTGCGATGCGCTGGCCGACGTCGCGCGGGCCGCCGGGGCGACGGTTGTCTGGACCCGAATGGTGTTCGAGCCCGGTTACACCAACGGCGGCGAACTGATAGCCAGCATCCGCCCGAACCTCGCCCGGATCGGTGCGCTGGAGCGGGGCAGCGGCGACGAGCACCTGTCGGAGATGGTCAGCCCAGAGCCGGAGGATGTGATCCTCGACAAGCCGCGCTTTTCCGCGTTGGTCGATACCGGGCTGGAACAGCTGCTGCGCGACCGCGGGATCACCCGCGTGATGGTCTGCGGCGTGACGACCTCGATGTGCGTCGAAAGCTCCGTGCGGGACATCGGGCAACGCGACTACCGCACCTACGTGATCGAGGACGCCTGCGCGGACTTCGACGATGCGGTGCACATGGCCTCTCTAGCCGCCATGCAGTTCGGCTTCGCCACACGGATTCGGGCCGATGATGCCAAGGAGCTTCTTGGAGAATGAATTCTATGACCCTCAACCAGACGGCCTCAGAGGCGTCCGACACGGCCCGACCGATGATCCGCCTCGACGGTGTCGAACAACGGTACCAGACGCGCGACCATTCGGTTCTGGCCCTGACGGAGGTGGACCTCGACATCGCGAAGGGAGAGTTCCTCGTCCTGCTCGGGCCCTCGGGCTGCGGCAAGACCACCTTGCTGCGGATCATCGCCGGGCTGCTTAAGCCCACGGGCGGCTCTGTCACCATCGACGGCAACCCGCTGTGGAACAGGAACACCCGCAACGACCGGGCGATGGAGGAGCTTGGCGTCGTCTTCGAGGAGGCGAACCTTTTCCCCTGGATGACCATCGAGGAAAACATTGCCCTGCCGCTGAAACTGCGCGGCGTCGGCAAGGCGGAACGGCTGGCCCGCGCCCGCGAGCTGTGCGCGACGTTGGGCATCGAGGGCTTCGAGGCCCGCTGGCCCAATCAGCTGTCCGGTGGAATGCGACAGCGCGCCGCCATCGCCCGCGCCCTGTCAACCCAGCCGCAGATCCTGCTGATGGACGAACCCTTCGGCGCACTCGACGCGATGACCCGCGACGCGATGAACCTCGAACTCCAGCGCATCTGGATGGAGACGGGCTGCACCGTCATCCTCGTCACCCATTCGATCCGCGAGGCGGTCTTCTTGGCCGACCGCGTGCTCCTGCTGTCGCCGCGCCCCGGCCGGATGGACACCATGACCGACATCGGCATCGACCGTCCCCGTAACACCTACGTCCAGTCCTCGCCGGAATTCCAGAGCCACGAGTTGGCGCTGCGCCAGCGACTGGATTCCTTTGCCTGACCGGGAAGAGAGAAGACCATGGGAAAATACGCATCCTGGATCGCGACACCGCTTCTGCTGGCATTGCTGATCCTTCTTTGGCACGCCTATGTCACCATCTTTGAGGTGTCGCCTTTCATCCTGCCCGGTCCGGGCGCTGTCTGGGACGCGACGCTGGTCCTGCTGGCGGATCCGCGCACCTATTCGCACATTGGCATAACCGTCTACGAGACCGTTCTGGGCTTCGTCCTGGCGGTCATCATCGGCATCGTCTTCGGCGGCATCCTCGGCAAGGTCCGCTGGCTGGAGCGCACGCTGAACCCGCTAATCGTCGGGCTTCAGGTCATGCCCAAGGTGGCGCTGATCCCGCTGTTCATCGTCTGGTTCGGCTTCGGCCCGACCTCCAAGGTCGTCCTGGCGGCGGTCATCGCCTTCTTCCCGATCATGACGAACACGATCCTAGGGATGAAGTCGGTAGAGCGGGGCCATCGGGACGTGATGCTGGCCCTCAATGCCTCGCGTTGGCAGACCTTCTACGAGGTCGAGCTGAAGAACGCGCTGCCCTTCATCCTAACGGGCATGGAGGTTGGGATCGTTCTGGCCACCATCGGGGCCATCGTCGGCGAATATCTTGGCGGCAGCAAAGGCCTTGGCTATCTGGCTGTGGCGACGCTGAACGCCTTCGACGTGACGACGATGTTCGGGGTGATCGGCCTATTGACCGTTCTGGGCCTGATCCTCTACTTCGCGGTCGTCATGCTGCGCCGATACATCACTCCCTGGCATGAATCCGTCACCCGTGACGGCGACCACTGATCTGACGAAGGACACACATATGGGACGCATCATCGACATCAGCACCAACTTCAAGCCGCACACGCAGCTGAAGCTCTATGACGTGCTGGGCATCGACAAGGAAAACGCCAAGGCGATCAACCCCGAGGCCTATATCGCCGAGATGGACGCAAACGGTGTCGCAATGACCGGCATCATCTCAAACACCGTCCAGAACGGGGTGAAGGGTGAACTGCTTCAGACCCATGTCGACGAGGTCTATCCAGTGCTCCAGGAATACCCGGACCGCTTCTTTGGCTGGGTCGGGATTAACCCGCTGGGTGGGATGGAGACGCTGCGCTACATCGAATATGCGGTCAAGGAACTGGGCTTCAAGGGCGTGCACGTATATCCGCACTGGTTTGGCGTGCCGATCAACGACCGCACCTATTGGCCGATCTACGCCAAATGTTGCGAACTCGGCGTGCCGATCACCCTGCAGGTCGGGCGCCAGTCGCCGCGTTCGGGGGCAAGCTCTGCGCCCGGCCCGAATGGCTCGAGGATGCTGCCTTCGACTTCCCCGAGTTGACGCTGATCGGACTGCACATCGGTGTGCCCTACGATTTCGAGATGACCAGCGCGGCCATGTGCCACGAGAACGTCTACATCATCGCCGACGCGCATCCGCCCAGCACCTGGACCCAGCACTTTATCGACTACTGCGCCGGGCGCGGATTTGCCACGATGGACGGGGACCAAAAGGTGATGTGGGGGACCGACTGGCCCGTGCAGACCATCACCCAGTCGCTCAGCGAACTTCACGAACTGGATATTCCGCAGCCAGCAATGGATAATCTGCTGGGAGAAACTGCAATCCGCGTACTCAAACTGGACGTGCCAGCCTGACTGGACCAGAGGACAAGGGGACACCAGATGCCGTCATCACACAACATCGTGACGCCTCTCTATCACCAGGTCACCCTGGTACTGAGAGAGCGGATTGAGGCCGGGTACTACGGCCAGGATGGCCGCATTCCCTCGGAACTCGAGCTGTCGCGTGAATTCAACGTGTCACGCATTACCGTCTCACGGGCGATCAATGACCTTGCCCAGCAGGGCCTCTTGGAACGGCGACGCGGTGCAGGGACGCGGGTGATCGGCGGGGCGGTCAACCGGCCCGTCGCGACGGGCATCGGCGGCCTGTTGCGGAGCCTCAATGACATGGGGGCCCGGACGCAGGTCCGGGTGCTGGAGTTCGGTTTTGTTTCTCCGCCACCGGATGTGCGCCATGCGCTCGATCTCGACGCGGAGGCGAAGGTCCAGTGGGCCGTCCGGGTGCGCAGCTTCAAAGGCGAACCCTTCTCCTACCTGACATCTTTCCTGCCTCAGGACATCGGCGAGAAATTCGACGCAGACACCATGGGCCGCTATTCCATGATGGAACTGCTGCGAAACGCCGGTGTGACAGTCGGCAGCGCAGAGCAGAGTTTTTTCGCCAGCCTTGCCGATCCCCAGACCGCCCCGGCGCTGGATGTTGCGGTCGGCACCCCGCTTCTGGCCATCAACCGGGTGGTGCATGACAGCGCGCAACGGCCCGTCGAATACCTTCGTATCCTCTACCGGACGGACCGCTTTCAATATCACATGACCATGGGCGAAGAGGCTGTCGGCGCGGCTCAGTCCTGGACGACGACGGAAACCTAGCGCCAAACAAGGACACTCCATATGTCGGTATCCCTTGCCGAGACCGCCCTGCTGATCGTCGATCTACAGAATGACTTCCTGCACCCTGAAGGTGCCTATGGCCGCGCCGGTCAGGGCAGCGACGCGATCGCCGCCCTGCCGGAGCGGATCGCGCCGGTCGCCGCGGCTCTGCGGGCCGCCGGCGGGTCTGTCGTGTCCACCCAGTTCACTCTCGTTCCCGGCCGGCACGACGAGCCCCTGATCGCCCCGCACCTGAAATCCCTGCGCCCCTTCCTTGGCAAGGGCGACTTTGCGCCGGGCAGCTGGGGACATTCGCTGGTCGACACGCTGGCCCCCGCAGATTTCATCGTCGAGAAGGTCGCCTATTCCGCATTCTATATGTCGCGGCTGGAACTGGTGCTGCGCCGCGCCGGTCTGAAGCGCCTGATCGTGTGCGGCATCGTCACCAACGGAGGCGTGGCGGCGACCCTGCGTGGCGCCCATGTGCGCGACTTCGAGACGATCCTGCTGAGCGACGGGTGCGGCGCCTTCCGCCCCGAGGTCCACGACGTCACTATCGCTTCCCTCTCCACCGTCAGCCCCTTGATGACTTGTGATGAGGCGCTTGCGCAGATCGGTGCAGCCGCCGTCGCGCCATCCGTTTGACAAATGCCCTATTGGTATAACAATAGGGCAATAAGAAAGAGTTTCGATGTCCATACCTCCTGCCACCCTCAGCGAAAAGATTCTTGCCCGCGCCTCGGGCCGCGACAGCGTTCGCCCGGGCGAGATTGTGATGGTCTCCGTCGACCTGGCGATGATGCACGATTCCGGCGGGCCGCGCCGGGTCAAGCCGATGTTGGAGCAGTTGGGCGCGCAGGTCTGGAATCCTGACAAGATCGTGGTCGTCTCGGACCACTTCGTCCCGGCGGTGGATGCGGACAGCGCAGCGATCCTCGACCTGACCCGCAAGTGGGTGAAGGAAACGCAGATCCGCCGTTTCTACGATATGAAGGGCATCTGCCATGTAGTCCTGCCTGAAAACGGGCTGATCCAGCCCGGCATGATGGCTGTCGGAGGCGACAGTCACTCCTGTACTGGCGGTGCCTGGGGCGCCTTCATGGTCGGCATGGGGGCAACCGACATGCTGGGTGTGCTGGTCACCGGCGAGACCTGGCTACGAGTGCCTACGACGGTCCGCTTCCGCTGCGACGGTCGCCTGCCGCGCGGGGTCAGTGCCAAGGACATCATGCTCCATCTCTGCGCCACGGTGGATCCGGTTTTGATGTCCTACCGGACCGCGGAATACTGTGGCGAGGCCGTCTCTGCCATGTCGATGCCCGAGCGCATGACCTTGTGCAACATGTCCGCCGAACTCGGGGCCAAGACGGGGCTCATCGCGCCCGATGCAACGACCCGCGCCTGGCTCGAAAGGTTCGGGGTCGGCGTCGGCCCGCTGGAACTGCAGGCCGATCCCGACGCGGAAATCGAGCGGGAGGTTGTCATCGACACGCCCGCCCTTGCGCCGCAGGTGGCCGCGCCGCACTCGCCGGCCAACACCCATCCGGTCGGCGCTTGCCGAGGTCAGCGGATTACGCAGGCCTATATCGGGGCCTGCACCGGCGCCAAGCTGGAGGGCACCTGCACATGGCCGCCGAGATCCTGAAGGGTCGCAAGGTCGCCGCGGACATACGCCTGCTGCTGGCCCCCGCCTCGACCCGCGTGACAACTGAGGCGGCAAAGGACGGTACGCTGGAGATCTTGACCGAGGCGGGCGCGATCATGCTGCCCTCCGGCTGCGGCGCCTGCGCCGGAATGGGGGCCGGTATCCTCGCGGACGGGGAGGTCTGCATCGCGTCCACCTCCCGCAACTTCCGCGGCCGTATGGGATCTGCCGGGGCGGATGTCTATCTTGCTTCGCCCTACACCGTCGCCGCGGCCGCCGTCGCGGGCGAGATCACCGACCCGCGGGAGATGCTGTCATGACGGTTTCCGGCCTTACCCATGCCTTCGGCGACAAGATCGACACCGACCTGCTGTCGCCCGGCGCCTACATGAAGGTTACAATCGAGGAGATGGCCCGCCATTGCCTCGAAGCCGTCGACCCGGAGTTCACGACCCGCGTAAAGGCGGGCGACATCGTCACCGCCGGATTCGAGTTCGGCTCTGGCAGTTCCCGCGAGCAGGCTGCGAGCTGTCTGCTGCTGAACGGGGTGTCCTGTGTCCTTGCGCGGTCCTTCGCCCGCATTTTTTATCGCAATGCGCTGAACCTCGGGCTGCCCGTACTGGTCTGCCCAACGGCACATGAAATTCCGGCGGGCACCCGGCTGACCGTGGACCCGATGGCCGGCACCGCGACCGAACCTTCGGGCCGCGTCCATGCCTGCGACCCCATTCCCGCCCGGCTGATGGAGATCGTCTCCGCCGGCGGGCTCCTCTCCCACCTCGAAAAGACGAGGACCAGATGACACTTCGCGAACGGCTGTCGAGGCCTGAGATACTTATCGCCCCGGGCTGCTACGATGCCCTGTCGGCCCTGCTGATCCAGCAGGCCGGGTTCGAGGCCGCCTACCTGTCCGGCGCCTCGGTCAGCTACACCCGCTTCGGTCTGCCGGACATCGGCCTCGTCGGCATGAACGAGATGGCACAGACCCTGCGCGCCATTGCAGATCGGGTGGACCTGCCGCTGATCGTCGATGGCGACACCGGGTTTGGCAACGCGCTGAACGTGCAGCGCACGGTGCAGTCCTACCGGACATCCGGGGCGGGCGCGATCCAGATCGAGGACCAGACCTTCCCCAAGCGGTGCGGCCATCTCGACAACAAGCAACTGATCACGACAGCCGCCATGACCGGCAAGCTGCGAGCCGCTGACGATGCGCGCGGCGATTCCGACATGCTGATCGTGGCCCGGACTGACGCTGTCGCGGTCGAGGGGATGGAGGCCGCGCTGGAGCGCGCCGAAGCCTATATCGAGGCCGGGGCGGACATGCTCTTTGTCGAAGCGCCGCCCACCACCGATGCGTTGCA
This genomic window from Rhodobacteraceae bacterium D3-12 contains:
- a CDS encoding GntR family transcriptional regulator, with protein sequence MPSSHNIVTPLYHQVTLVLRERIEAGYYGQDGRIPSELELSREFNVSRITVSRAINDLAQQGLLERRRGAGTRVIGGAVNRPVATGIGGLLRSLNDMGARTQVRVLEFGFVSPPPDVRHALDLDAEAKVQWAVRVRSFKGEPFSYLTSFLPQDIGEKFDADTMGRYSMMELLRNAGVTVGSAEQSFFASLADPQTAPALDVAVGTPLLAINRVVHDSAQRPVEYLRILYRTDRFQYHMTMGEEAVGAAQSWTTTET
- a CDS encoding cysteine hydrolase is translated as MSVSLAETALLIVDLQNDFLHPEGAYGRAGQGSDAIAALPERIAPVAAALRAAGGSVVSTQFTLVPGRHDEPLIAPHLKSLRPFLGKGDFAPGSWGHSLVDTLAPADFIVEKVAYSAFYMSRLELVLRRAGLKRLIVCGIVTNGGVAATLRGAHVRDFETILLSDGCGAFRPEVHDVTIASLSTVSPLMTCDEALAQIGAAAVAPSV
- a CDS encoding aconitase family protein, encoding MSIPPATLSEKILARASGRDSVRPGEIVMVSVDLAMMHDSGGPRRVKPMLEQLGAQVWNPDKIVVVSDHFVPAVDADSAAILDLTRKWVKETQIRRFYDMKGICHVVLPENGLIQPGMMAVGGDSHSCTGGAWGAFMVGMGATDMLGVLVTGETWLRVPTTVRFRCDGRLPRGVSAKDIMLHLCATVDPVLMSYRTAEYCGEAVSAMSMPERMTLCNMSAELGAKTGLIAPDATTRAWLERFGVGVGPLELQADPDAEIEREVVIDTPALAPQVAAPHSPANTHPVGACRGQRITQAYIGACTGAKLEGTCTWPPRS
- a CDS encoding aconitase family protein; this translates as MAAEILKGRKVAADIRLLLAPASTRVTTEAAKDGTLEILTEAGAIMLPSGCGACAGMGAGILADGEVCIASTSRNFRGRMGSAGADVYLASPYTVAAAAVAGEITDPREMLS
- a CDS encoding 3-isopropylmalate dehydratase — its product is MTVSGLTHAFGDKIDTDLLSPGAYMKVTIEEMARHCLEAVDPEFTTRVKAGDIVTAGFEFGSGSSREQAASCLLLNGVSCVLARSFARIFYRNALNLGLPVLVCPTAHEIPAGTRLTVDPMAGTATEPSGRVHACDPIPARLMEIVSAGGLLSHLEKTRTR
- a CDS encoding isocitrate lyase/phosphoenolpyruvate mutase family protein, translating into MTLRERLSRPEILIAPGCYDALSALLIQQAGFEAAYLSGASVSYTRFGLPDIGLVGMNEMAQTLRAIADRVDLPLIVDGDTGFGNALNVQRTVQSYRTSGAGAIQIEDQTFPKRCGHLDNKQLITTAAMTGKLRAADDARGDSDMLIVARTDAVAVEGMEAALERAEAYIEAGADMLFVEAPPTTDALQMVGEKLGHRIPLMANMVEGGKTPLSSAHDLQEMGYSMVIFPGAFVRALAWAGQAFFASLHEHGTTRPFADRMHDFQSLNDVLDTPGFIARGKTYEE